GGTCGTGGCCGACACGCTCGCGCGCGTGGTGCTCGCGCCGACCGAGCTGCCCGTGGGCGCACTCACGGCGCTGATCGGCGGCCCGCTCTTCCTGGTGTTGCTGCGGCGCGATCTCGCGCGGATGCCGGCGTGACGGCCCTGGTCGAGGCGCGCGGGGTCGCGCATGCGTTCGGGCCGACACCGGTGCTGCGCGGCGTGGACGTGGCGCTGCAGCCCGGCCAGCTCGTGGTCGTGGTGGGACCCAACGGCGCCGGCAAGACCACGCTCGTGCGCGTGCTGTCGGGCGTGCTGCGCAGTGACTCGGGCGAGGTCGCGCTCGACGGCGAGCCGCTCGCCGGCCGCAGCCGGCGCGAGATCGCGCGGCGGCTGGCGGTGGTGCCGCAGGAGAGCGCGGTGCCGTTCCCGTTCAGCGTGCGCGAGATGGTGGCCCTCGGCCGGGCGCCGTTTCTCGGCGCGTTCGGCCGCGAGTCGGCCGAGGACGTGGCGCGCGTCGAGGCAGCGCTCGCGGCGCTCGAGCTCGAGAAGCTCGCCGAGCGCGCCTACCCCACGCTCTCGGGCGGCGAGAAGCGCCGCGTGCTGCTGGCGCGCGCACTCGCCCAGGGCGTCGACGCCTGGCTGCTCGACGAGCCGACCGCGTCGATGGACCTCGGCCACGGCCTGTTCTGCTTCGAGTGGCTCGCGGCGTGGCTGCGCGCCTCAGCGGCGCGCGGGGTGCTGCTCGTGACTCACGAGCTCTCGCTGGCCGCGCGCTTCGCCGACGAGCTCGTGCTCCTGGTCGGCGGCGCGGTCGCGGCGCGTGGCGCGCCCGCCGACGTGCTGACTCCCGAGCGCATCGCGGCGGTCTACGGCGTCGAGGCCCGCGTCGAGCGCGACGAGGCGGGGCGGCTCGTCGTGTCGCCCCTGCGCTCGATCCGATAGACTGCGCC
The sequence above is drawn from the Myxococcota bacterium genome and encodes:
- a CDS encoding ABC transporter ATP-binding protein translates to MTALVEARGVAHAFGPTPVLRGVDVALQPGQLVVVVGPNGAGKTTLVRVLSGVLRSDSGEVALDGEPLAGRSRREIARRLAVVPQESAVPFPFSVREMVALGRAPFLGAFGRESAEDVARVEAALAALELEKLAERAYPTLSGGEKRRVLLARALAQGVDAWLLDEPTASMDLGHGLFCFEWLAAWLRASAARGVLLVTHELSLAARFADELVLLVGGAVAARGAPADVLTPERIAAVYGVEARVERDEAGRLVVSPLRSIR